CACCGTGCTCAAAGAGGCTCCTGGAGACGGCGAAGGATGGCTGCTCATCGACGATCTGGTGGATACCGGCAAAACAGCTGATATCGCTAGAAAAATGCTGCCCAAAGCCCATTTCGCAACGGTTTACGCCAAACCCGCCGGCCGGCCGGTCGTGGACACGTTTATCACCGAGGTCAGTCAGGACACCTGGATTCTATTCCCCTGGGATTCTGAGTCCCGGTTCGTGCAGCCCCTC
The Deltaproteobacteria bacterium DNA segment above includes these coding regions:
- the gpt gene encoding xanthine phosphoribosyltransferase; protein product: MSERYNKTYPISWEQLHRDAKALAWRLLEMRQWQGIVAITRGGLVPAAIIARELDIHLVDTVCISSYSWQDQGGLTVLKEAPGDGEGWLLIDDLVDTGKTADIARKMLPKAHFATVYAKPAGRPVVDTFITEVSQDTWILFPWDSESRFVQPL